GGGCAGTTGGCTGATTAGCAGCCGCCTCCGGAGATTGAGTTCGTACAACTGCGTTTTGAAACCCAAAAGGGCTGCTAGGCGGCCTTCGAGACTGGACATATAAAAGTGGAACCCCCGGATTCCGATAGTGGTAGCTCAGATTATAGGGGTGCTCCTGTAAGATACCGTGCAAGGGGAGCGGACAATCCGAAGTCTCGCTGGACAGGAAAATAAACAGGCATGGAAATACAGCGCGTAGCGGTCATCGTCGAAGATGACGCAGATATCCGCGATCTTCTCAACGCAGTTCTGCAGCAGTCGGGGTTTAAGGTCTATACGGCCCCTAACGGCTCCGAGGGCGTGGAGATGGTCCGCCTGCACAATCCCACTGTGGTGACCCTGGACCTGGGCCTGCCGGATATCGACGGATTCGAAGTGATCCGCCAACTGCGCCTGTTCAGCGACGCCTACATTGTGATGCTCACGGCCCGCGCCGAAGAGCTCGACACCCTGATGGGCCTTGAAGCCGGTGCCGATGACTACATCACCAAGCCGTTCCGCCCCCGTGAGCTGCGCGCGCGCATCTCGGCAATGCTCCGCCGTCCCCGCGGCGAATCCGCTTCGGAAGGAGAGGGCGCCGGGTCCGGCGTGCCGGCCGGCGACGACGGCGCCGCGCATCCAATGCCGGCCGCGGCTTCTGCAGCGGTCCAGGCCCCGCAGGCGGCTGCTGCCCCGGGCGCATTCGGGCACAACGGCCTCACACTCGACCCGGGCACGCGCACCACGGAGATCAACGGGCAGGCCGTGGAACTGACCCGGACCGAATTCGACCTGCTGCATGCACTGCTGGAAGGCGGCCGCCTCGTGCGGACGAAGACTGATCTGGTCCGGCGCCTGCGCGGCGAGGAATATGACACCGGGTCGTTCATCAGCGACGCCGACGAGCGCACCATCGAGGTCCACGTGGGGAACCTGCGCCGCAAGCTTGGCGACGACTCCAAGTCACCGCGGTGGCTCGAGACGGTGCGCGGTGTAGGTTACCGGCTTACCCCGGCTTCCTAGCCCGTCCCCCCAGGAATGACGAAACCCCCGGCACGCATGGCGTGCCGGGGGTTTCACTTCTTCAGCCCTAGAACCGGTCCTGCCGTGCCGGGCCCAGGGAATCGGTGAGGAACGCCATGGTGTCTGCGCCGCACCGGCCGATGGCTTCGACCATGCTGTCCAGTGCCGGAAAATCGTAGGCCGCCACGGCCGCTTGGGCCTCCGCGGCCAAGGCTGAGAGCCGTTCCGCGCCGGCCATGTGGCTGGAGATCTTGATGCTCAGGACCACATCCATGGCGGCCTCGAGATCCTTCGTTTCTGCGGCCCCCACCAGACGGGCGAAACGTCCGTCCCACATGGAAATGTAGTTGCCGATGTACTGCCGGCAGGTGCGTGCTCCCATTTGCTCGCTCAAATCCAGCAGGGTGGCCAGCGCGATCATCCGGTGGGGGAGTTCAGGCATCACCGACCGCGCTGCGGCCGGCAGGCCGGGATGCCGGCTCATGGCCGGGAATGCTGGTGCGGTCGGAGGCATACCCGCTTCTGCGGGCTGGCTCCGCTGCGGGGCAGTGAAGTACAAAAAATATCCTTCGAGTGGGGGCTCGTCGAGGTTATGGATCCTGGATCGGTGCCGGCTCGGACACTTCCCGGGCCAACACCAACAGTGGCATTCCAAGCTCAGGAACGGGTGCCCGCAACGCTCAAGATCGTGGCAATATTTCAGTTGCAATTGTTCCCGCTGAATTTCGCCGGTAAGGGCATCTTTAATTGCCCTTAGGAAAACGGTGCCCGCCGCCGCGCCCGGGGCCGGGCATGCAGCAAATAGGCCAGGCCCGCGCCGAATACGGCGCCTATCGAATTCGCCGCCACGTCATTGACCGTCGCATAGCGCAGGGGAAGAAACACCGACTGAGCTGTCTCGATGCCAATGGACGCCGCAATACCGCACACTCCTGCCAGCCACACATATCTGCGCGGAAGGATAAGCCCGGCAAGCAGGCCGAACGGGATGAACAGGGCCACGTTGGCGGACCATTCAAGACGGGCGTAGTCGAACCATGGCGGAAGTCCGAGCTCATACAGGCGCAGTGCGGTGTCCTGCAGGAAGGCGGCGGCTGGCCGGTCGATAGGCGAAGGCCAGAACACTGCCGCACCCAGCAACACCAAGTAGACCACCAGCACGACGGCGGCGGCCCCGCGTGCGCGTATGGAAGCGCCCGGCGGGCGGCTCATGGGTTTGTCATGACGGGGCATGGGTCCTCCGGCCGGAAGAACGCTACGGTTTCCGGTGGTCGCGGCACCGGTTTGAGTCGATGTTGAGACTACCTTGTGCGGCGCTTGAGCATTGCCCCAATGTTGCCGCAACCCTGCGCCAAGCGCCCGTCGATTCTTGAGGGCCGGGCAGCAGACTTATCCCAGCGGCAGGAAAACATTCCGGGGCCAAAGACTTTCGAACAAAGGGATAACGATGAAGAGCATGACCAAGGGTGCACTGGCAATCGGCATCGGAGCGGCCATGCTGCTCGGCGGCGGCGGAACGCTGGCTACCTGGAACGCGGCAGCGGACGTTGCTCCCGGAACCATCACTGCCGGCGACCTGAACCTCGGTACCACGAAGACGGGCACCTGGAGCACCGCGGCGGGTGCGCCCATCGACATCGCCACCTACCGCGCAGTGCCCGGCGATGTTCTGGTCTTCACGCAGGACATCAACGTCACGCTCACCGGTGACCAGCTCAAGGCCAAGCTTGAAATGAGCAACGTCGCAGCAGTCAACAGGTTCACCGGCAGCGCGATGCCCACCGTGACCTACACGCAGAACGGCAAGGCCGTAGACCCGGCGCTGCTCACCAAGGACAACTCAGGCGTTATTACCGCCAAGGGCACCTTCATCTTCAACCCGAAGACCGAGGGACGCGCCGACGCAAACATGACGCTCGCCCTGAACAAGGTCGGCTTCACCCTGACCCAGGTTGTCAGCTAGCACCGCTTCTCCACCCCTTGTTCAAGTCCGGGCTGTGCGCGGAGTGCCGCACACAGCCCAATCCCTGGAGGAAATAAACCGTGAAGAGTCTTCGAGCATTGAAAGGCGCCGGCCTGGTCCTGGCCGCTGTGGTGCTCGGTCTTATGACGGTCCAGGGCAGCTACGCCCTGTGGAATGCATCGGTGGAAGTGAACGCCGGAACTATTCAGGCCGCAGATTTCAACGTCCTGATCAACGACGCCAACATGGCCGACACACCCGCGCTGGCGCTGAATCCCGGGGAGTTGAAGCGCGGAACATCCGCTTACCAGTCCGTGCGGGTAACCAACGCGGTCAACGTGCAGCCGGGGTCGCCGCTGGTGCTTCAGCCGGCCGTTGGGCTGCCCGCCCCGGGCACCCTGCTCGAGGGCAACCTCACGGTGACCGCCCGCGTCCTGAAGGCAGGTCAGACATGTTCCGCACCTCTGGATGTTCCGCCCGGCACCCCGCAGCTCCAGACACTAGGTACCGGAGCGACCCAGACTCTTTGTTTCAAGATCACCCTTAGCACCAGCACACCGGCACGTCTTCTGGGCACTCCGGTCAGCATCCCCGTAAACCTCAGCGTGGCGCAGCTTGCGCCGGCAGCTAAGTGATGGATAGGAAAACCATGTCAAGTGGCCGCAGAACAGCAGAAAAGCCTGCCAGTCCGTTGAGTTTCATCGGAACCGGCCTGAGCTACCTTGCCCTGTGCGCCACCGCGCTGATCGCGTTGGTCCTGGTAGTTGTCCCACTGGTGACCGGATCGCAGACTTACAGCGTCCTGACCAGTTCCATGGCCCCGCATTACGCACCCGGCACCTTTCTGGTGGTCAAGCCCGTTCCGTTCGAGGAACTGCGCGTGGGCGACGTGATCACCTACCAGATCGAATCCAACGATCCGGCCGTCATCACACACCGCATCGTTTCCGTGGGCACGGCCCAGGACGGCGCGCGGACCCTGATCACCCAGGGCGACAACAATGACGTTGCGGACGAGAACCCGGTGCGCGAAATCCAGGTGCGCGGCAAGCTCTTTTACGCGGTCCCGTTCGTTGGCTTCGCTGCCAACGCCCTCGGCAACTCGGACCGGGGGGCCGCCCTGCAGTGGGGCGCCGTCGCACTACTCGGCTACGGCGTGGTTACCATGGTCCGCGGTGCGCTGGCCAAGAGGCGTGAGGACGGGGAGACGGGTGACGCCGGCAGCGGCGAGCCGGGCAATGACTCCGACGGAGCCGGGCCGGCTTCGGAATCGAATCCGATTTTTGGCACGCTGTCCCTGGACAGGGACGACATGGAGGACGATCCGGTACTGGAAGAGTGCGAGCACTGCACCCACGGCAGCTCACGCCAGCACCTGCGCAGCCACCGGAAGCCCGTAGCCGTCTAATGCCTGTTTCCTGGCCGGCGAAGCGCTGGCTCACTATGGGTGTGGTCGCCAGCGCCGCCGCAGCCGTCGCCCTTACGGGCATGCCGGCTGCGGCTGCGGCCGGTGATTACCTGGCCTTCAGTACAGACGGCACCTCCTTTGCACCGACACTGGCCACCCCTGTTTTTGACCAGGGCATCCGGCTGGTTCCGGGCAGCTCAACCGCGGGGTCCATTTGGATCCGCAACAACGGGGACGGACCGGCCCATCTCTCGGCGGGCGCCGTCAGGCCGATCCTGGACCCCGAATTGGCGGGCCTGCTTTCGGTCAGCGCATCAGCAGACGGTATTGGCGGTAATCCGGTGCTGCTTGGCGATGCCGGAGCGTGCACCTCCCTTTATCAGGGGTGGGAACTTGCCCCCGGAGAGGACGTACGCGTGCAGCTCACGGCGGACCTTTCCATCGAGGCGCCCAATGCCGCCCGTAACCGCAGCGCAGCGTTCGACCTGGTGTTCTATCTGCAGTCCACGGACATCCCGGGGACCGGCCCGGATGCCTGCGAGGCCTTGGATGGTTCGGCGGGGAACCCGGAAATCCCCGCCAGCGGCGGCGGGACGGACAACGGAACACCCGGAACGGGAACCGGCGGCAACGGCATCACCGGCACCGATGGGGTCGCACCGACACCAAACCGCACCGGGCGGATCGCTGCCCTGTTCCAGGCCGGACAGAACACCCCGGGCGCTGCTGCAATGGCCGGTTTTCCCGCGGCCGCAGGTGAGCCGGGACAGGTACCGGGCAGCACACCGAATTTCAACGCCAACGTGGCGCCGGCAGAAGCGGGCAGGCTTACGGACGCGGCGCCGGCGGGTTTCCAGAGCACCGTTGAACCCATCATCCGGTCACTCTCGGGTACGCTCCTGATAGTACTGTCGGTGGCGTTCTTCGCCGCGGCAGGTGTCCGTCTACGAAGCAGGAGCCAATGAGTACCAAGGCGCAGCAGGGGGCTGCGGAGAGCCGGGAGCGGGACCAAGTGATGGCCCCCCGTGTCGGCACCGGCCGGTTCGGCCGGCTGCGGCGGCTGCCGGGGTTCCGTACCGCCGCCGTCGCGTTTCTCCTGACGGTGGTGCTTGGACTCGGCGGAACCGCAGCATATGCCTACTGGAGTGCATCCACTGCGGCCACCATTACCGTGACACCGATGCCCAATGTCGTAAAACCGCCGGCGCCATGGTGCACCGAATCGGGCAAAATCTCATGGTCACCGGCGGCCGGTCTGGAAACGGATGCCGCATACGTCCTGACCTTCACGGTGGGTGCAGCCAGTAAGTCCTACGCTGTGCCGCGGCAGCAGCTGACCGTGAACCCCTCAGAGCTGCAAGGGCTGCGTTCGGCGCTCGGCACGACCAACGGCAGGACTCAGCCGATGGCGGTGAGCCTTCGAACGGCCCTTCCTAAGAGTCCGGTCTCGGGCGTCATCCAGGTTCAGGAGCCGGACATTTCCTTTCCGTCCGAGCGGGTACAGATGTGGCCCACAACGATGTCTTACACCACCAAGAACAGCTGGCTGGGTCCGTACGCGGAGTTCGGCTGCCGCTAATCCTCGCGTCCTTCGTACACATCCGGGACACCGTCATTGTCCGCGTCCAGCCGCTCTTGTTCCTCGATCGCGCGGTAGCGCCGGTTGCGTGCGGTCAGAAGGATTGATGCCAGCAGCGCGGCGAGCAGGGATGCGGCAAGGATGCCCACCTTCGCGTCGTCGTTGTGTGAACTGCCCACCGCGAAACTGAGGTCGTTGACCAGCAGTGACACAGTGAAGCCGATCCCGCCGAGAACTCCGATGCCCAGCAGGTCGACCCAGCGCAGGTCCGGGTCCAGTTTCGCCTTGGTGCCGGCGGTGATGCCCCAGGTGGTGGCCAGGATGCCCAGCGGTTTACCCAGGACGAGCGCCACGATAATGCCGATGGCCACCGGGTCTGTCAGTGCGCGGCCCAGGCCGTCGAATCCGCCCAGCGCGACGCCGGCGGAGAAGAAAGCGAACAACGGCACGGCGAAACCGGTGGAAATGGGGCGGAAGCGGTGTTCGAAGATCTCTGAAAGCCCCGGCAGCTCGGGGTTGGCCGGCAGCTTCCTGCGGTCCGGTCCGCGGCGCAGCACCGGGACGGCGAAACCGAGCAGGACACCGGCAACGGTGGCGTGTACGCCGGAGGCATGCATCAGAGCCCACGTAACCACGGCCAGCGGCAGCAGGATCACCCAAGCGGGCCAGGTCCGCGTGCCGAAGAACCTGGGGAGGCGCTGGACCAGCAGCGTGAAGGCCGCCAGCGGCAGGAACATCCAGAGCAGGTAGCCCAGATGCACGTCATCGGAGTAGAAGAAGGCAATGATGGTGATGGCAATCAGGTCATCCACCACGGCCAGTGTGAGGAGGAAAATCCGCAGGGCACTGGGCAGGTGGGAGCTGATCACGGCAAGCACGGCTAGCGCAAAGGCAATGTCCGTGGCCGTCGGAATGGCCCAGCCGCGCAGCCCGTCCGAGCCGGCGAGCACGTTTACCGCAACGTAGATCAAGGCGGGGACCACCACGCCGCCCACCGCCGCGGCAATAGGCACAATGGCCTGCCGGATGTCCCGCAGGTCGCCGGCGACGAATTCTTTCTTGAGTTCAAGTCCCACGAGGAAGAAGAAGATAGCCAGCAGTCCGTCCGCGGCCCAGGCGCCGATGCTGAGCTTGAGGTGCCAGGGCTCATATCCGATTTCAAAGTCTCGGACGGCAAAATAGCTGTCGGCAACGGGGGAGTTTGCCCAGATCAGGGCGGCAACCGTGGCGACGAGCAGCAGGATGCCGCCTACGGTTTCTTTTCTAAGGATTTCGCCGATGCGCTGTGCTTCGCCGTAGCTGCCCCGGCTCAGGACGGTACGGGGGCTGCGGGGCTTGGGTGACTCAGAGGCCATCAAAAGGTTCCTAACGGATTCGGGTACGGCAAACAATTGCCGACCAGACTTCCCGGCGCACCGTGAACCAGTCTACCCGGTTCTACGTTGGCGGGTGTCCCGGAAGCCCCTGCAGCGGACTCCGGGGGTCTTCAACGGTCCGGGAACAGCGCAACGCCCCGGAAGGAATCCCTGCCGGGGCGTTGCGGAGAAGCAGCCGGAAGATCAACCGGCCAGTGCCCGGATGCCGATCACTATGGTGGCCAGGCCGAAGACCATGGCGGAGCTGATCTTCATGAGGTTCACCGTCATGTACCGGGTGGCGGCGCCGTTTTCATCTCGGGCCTGCGGAGATTTCAGTACGTCCTTGAGGAAGGAGGGCCAGACCAGGATGGACCACAGGCCGGCGACGATCAGGACGAGGGCCAGGGGCGTGGGAAGGCTCATGGAGATGCTTAGCCCTTCCGGCTTTCGATCCACTTGCCGGCCTGGCCTGCCTGGATGGTCAGCGCCTTGCCGATCATGGGTTCGGCGGCCTTGGCGATTTTGTCGCCGAGGAACGGAATGGAGGAACCGACGTTGCCGTCGACGTCCACCCGGGTGCCTTCGGCCACTGTGACCAGGCGCTGTACGGCCGTCACCTTAAGCGGAACGCCGCCCACGGACAGTTCAACAGCGGCTTCGCGGGTGCCGTCCGCGCCCGGTGCGGCCCACTGTTCCTTCTGGGTGACGGTCAGGGTAGCGCCAACGAACTTCTTGGCGATATCCGGGAGGCGGTCGGTCGGCATGGTGCGCACTGCTGTCAGGACAAAGGCACCTGCCGTGTCGCCCTCCACGGTGGCCGAGACCAGGGAGCCGCCCACGTGTTCGCTGATGCTGCGCAGGAAGTCCTCGTTGGCGAAGGCGTCCGTCACGGTGGCGACGTCGTAGGGCAGGATGGTTGTTGCGTTCAGGGCCATGGGTCCTCCAGAGGTGGGTGCGAACGCCGGCTGAATAACTGCGGGCACGCCCGCCTACCGGCCAACCCTCATCCTAAACCGGACCCGCAGCCGGCCTGTAAACGCCCCCCTACTGAGCGAGGGTCATGCAGCCGGCTGCTTCGCCGTTTTCGCTGCCGCCCGCCTCGAAGATCAGCAGGGAGTGGCCGCCGCCGCTGCCCGGCAGGACCCACGGCACCGTACCGGTGGCCGTGGCATTGCCGGAGGAGTCCGTGGTGAAGTCCACGGCCAGTCCGTTGCCGCCGGTACTGTCCTGCGGATTCTGGACCAACCCGCCGGCATCGGCAGGGTCCGCTCCGCAGGTGCGCTCGTGCAGTTGCGCGGTGAAGGTCATGTCCGGGGAGAAGCCCTGGGCGGTCAGTTCCACGGTGGTGTCCGCATTGGTCTCGGTAACGGTCACGATGCCCTCAGCGTCGTCCGGGATCAGGCCCGCGTTGTAGCTGATGGCGACCGCGTTTTCGCAGTACGGGCCGAAGGTTCCTTCGTTCAGTCCGTCGGTGGGGGATGCGGCCGGGGTTCCGGTGCAGCGTTCATTGGCAGCTGTGCTTCCCGGGATCCCTGCCGCCTGGCAGTTCTCTTCGCCGGGGCTGTTGGGGGAGATGGTGGAGCAGGACGACGCATCCGATGCCGAGGAGCTCGAGCTGCCGGTGGCGGTGCCCCCGCCGTCGCCGTTGGTGCCGGCGCAGGCGCCAAGTGCGAGGGTGAGTACCGCCAACCCGATAGCCCGGAAGGGCGCTTTGCGTGCCGGTGCTTTGCGTGTCATGGGGCAATCCTCCGTTGGTGAAGGCAGCCGCAAGGCCAGCTGCCGGAAAGGAAGCTGTGGGGAACTGCAGTGACGCCAGTGCCTTTCAAGCGTCGCAGGGCGCACAGGGAAAATCCAGCAACGGATTCGATGGGAAGCGCCGGGCCGGAAAACCGTCTTTCCGCTCTCAGCGACAGGTGCGCCGGAGCCCCCAGGCAGCGGGTAGGGTGGAAGAAAACCCCGGGGTTCCGTCTGTGAACTTCGGGTATTTGCGTTGCGTCGTGAAGGAGAAAACACCCCCATGAGCCTGAACGGACTGCGTGCCGCCCTCACCGAGGACCCGTCCTACGCCCGGGTGCGCACCCTTTCCTCCCGGCCGCCCGCAAACCGCAGTGAGGACCTGCAGATCGGTGCGCCGCAGGGCATGCGCGCGGCGCTGCTGGCCGAAGTTGTGGACGGCCTGGCTGCCTCGGGGGCCGGCGACGGCGTGCCCCCGGTGGTGCTGGCCGTGACCGCCACGGGGCGTGAAGCCGAGGACCTGGCCGCTGCGCTGCGCAGCTACCTTCCGCTGGCGGGCATCGAGGAGTTCCCGAGCTGGGAGACGCTCCCGCACGAACGGCTTTCGCCCCGCTCGGACACGGTGGGACGCAGGCTGTCCGTCCTCCGCAGGCTGGCCCATCCGGAAACCGCT
This Arthrobacter sp. zg-Y20 DNA region includes the following protein-coding sequences:
- a CDS encoding SipW-dependent-type signal peptide-containing protein — its product is MKSLRALKGAGLVLAAVVLGLMTVQGSYALWNASVEVNAGTIQAADFNVLINDANMADTPALALNPGELKRGTSAYQSVRVTNAVNVQPGSPLVLQPAVGLPAPGTLLEGNLTVTARVLKAGQTCSAPLDVPPGTPQLQTLGTGATQTLCFKITLSTSTPARLLGTPVSIPVNLSVAQLAPAAK
- a CDS encoding signal peptidase I, whose amino-acid sequence is MSFIGTGLSYLALCATALIALVLVVVPLVTGSQTYSVLTSSMAPHYAPGTFLVVKPVPFEELRVGDVITYQIESNDPAVITHRIVSVGTAQDGARTLITQGDNNDVADENPVREIQVRGKLFYAVPFVGFAANALGNSDRGAALQWGAVALLGYGVVTMVRGALAKRREDGETGDAGSGEPGNDSDGAGPASESNPIFGTLSLDRDDMEDDPVLEECEHCTHGSSRQHLRSHRKPVAV
- the nhaA gene encoding Na+/H+ antiporter NhaA, with amino-acid sequence MASESPKPRSPRTVLSRGSYGEAQRIGEILRKETVGGILLLVATVAALIWANSPVADSYFAVRDFEIGYEPWHLKLSIGAWAADGLLAIFFFLVGLELKKEFVAGDLRDIRQAIVPIAAAVGGVVVPALIYVAVNVLAGSDGLRGWAIPTATDIAFALAVLAVISSHLPSALRIFLLTLAVVDDLIAITIIAFFYSDDVHLGYLLWMFLPLAAFTLLVQRLPRFFGTRTWPAWVILLPLAVVTWALMHASGVHATVAGVLLGFAVPVLRRGPDRRKLPANPELPGLSEIFEHRFRPISTGFAVPLFAFFSAGVALGGFDGLGRALTDPVAIGIIVALVLGKPLGILATTWGITAGTKAKLDPDLRWVDLLGIGVLGGIGFTVSLLVNDLSFAVGSSHNDDAKVGILAASLLAALLASILLTARNRRYRAIEEQERLDADNDGVPDVYEGRED
- a CDS encoding VanZ family protein, which gives rise to MPRHDKPMSRPPGASIRARGAAAVVLVVYLVLLGAAVFWPSPIDRPAAAFLQDTALRLYELGLPPWFDYARLEWSANVALFIPFGLLAGLILPRRYVWLAGVCGIAASIGIETAQSVFLPLRYATVNDVAANSIGAVFGAGLAYLLHARPRARRRAPFS
- a CDS encoding response regulator transcription factor, whose translation is MEIQRVAVIVEDDADIRDLLNAVLQQSGFKVYTAPNGSEGVEMVRLHNPTVVTLDLGLPDIDGFEVIRQLRLFSDAYIVMLTARAEELDTLMGLEAGADDYITKPFRPRELRARISAMLRRPRGESASEGEGAGSGVPAGDDGAAHPMPAAASAAVQAPQAAAAPGAFGHNGLTLDPGTRTTEINGQAVELTRTEFDLLHALLEGGRLVRTKTDLVRRLRGEEYDTGSFISDADERTIEVHVGNLRRKLGDDSKSPRWLETVRGVGYRLTPAS
- a CDS encoding alternate-type signal peptide domain-containing protein, whose product is MKSMTKGALAIGIGAAMLLGGGGTLATWNAAADVAPGTITAGDLNLGTTKTGTWSTAAGAPIDIATYRAVPGDVLVFTQDINVTLTGDQLKAKLEMSNVAAVNRFTGSAMPTVTYTQNGKAVDPALLTKDNSGVITAKGTFIFNPKTEGRADANMTLALNKVGFTLTQVVS
- a CDS encoding SCO4848 family membrane protein yields the protein MSLPTPLALVLIVAGLWSILVWPSFLKDVLKSPQARDENGAATRYMTVNLMKISSAMVFGLATIVIGIRALAG
- a CDS encoding DUF2505 domain-containing protein; the encoded protein is MALNATTILPYDVATVTDAFANEDFLRSISEHVGGSLVSATVEGDTAGAFVLTAVRTMPTDRLPDIAKKFVGATLTVTQKEQWAAPGADGTREAAVELSVGGVPLKVTAVQRLVTVAEGTRVDVDGNVGSSIPFLGDKIAKAAEPMIGKALTIQAGQAGKWIESRKG